In the genome of Oncorhynchus tshawytscha isolate Ot180627B unplaced genomic scaffold, Otsh_v2.0 Un_contig_18984_pilon_pilon, whole genome shotgun sequence, the window gtatggtgagctggactaacaggccaatagttatcagtatggtgagttggactaacaggccaatagttatcagtatggtgagctggactaacaggccaatagttatcagtatggtgagttgactaacaggccaatagttatcagtatggtgagttggactaacaggccaatagttatcagtatggtgagttggactaacaggccaatagttatcagtatggtgagttggactaacagaccaatagttatcagtatggtgagttggactaacaggccaatagttatcagtatggtgagttggactaacaggccaatacaAAGGCCCTTCACACAGATACATGACATTGTATTGTAATTTACGTCACGATGAATACTGTTATTGTCCtcagtgagtgactgactgagaaGGATGAACTGTATCTCTCCAACTCTCTTAAATGAGTGTTGTATTTATGGATCACAGTGATGACCTGACTGATTGATAGGGGTGATAGGTGCGGTTTTACACGGATGAATTGCACCGATGGAGGCGTGAACTGAAAGGAACTATATTATAATGATTTAACCAGTGTTTAGAATATGATGCATCTCCATTAAAGAACAAGATGGGATCACTAACTGGTACTTTcactgggatttaaaaaaaaataaacatctatatttcttcctgcgtgtgtttgtgtgtgtcttaatGCCTAATCTATCACACATATAATATATTATTCCAGATcggcctgcgtgtgtgtgtgtcttaatgCCTAATCTATCACACATATAATATATTATTCCAGATcggcctgcgtgtgtgtgtgtgtgtgtgtcttaatgCCTAATCTATCACACATATAATATATTATTCCAGATCGGCCCATTTTAAATAGTTATATGTGTTCTTTTCtgtcatgttttattttttgtctCTTCAAATGTTTGCTGCTGTagatttgtaaaaaatatataaataaaaatgaatgatTTAATAGCACTATCGGTAGTGCTTGATAAGCGCGGTCTACAGATGAGTGTAATCTGTCATGGAGCTAAATGACATGATGAGAGGTCAGTGAGACACTGAAGATCTGTCGTCAAAAGTGGGTATTCTAGCTTCTTATCGTATCCAATCGTTTTACTTAACTTGATAATGACCTACTTTCAATCATTAACGCCAGGGGGTCCAAGGTCCACTGAGTGTCCTGAATGAATCCTGTACGGAATGCTGTGGTCTGTGGAATGCAGACTGGTATCCAACGAACTGTAGCCTAATCCTAGATGCAGATTCAAATGGATACCCTTTGTGTAAAACACATCAAACCAAGACCAAATGTTCCAATGAGACGATGCTCTTTTATTATAATTCATAATGTTTTTTGGCATTCATCATATAGGTTCATTTTACATTTGAAACATTTTTCTATAACATtggcattgtaaaaaaaaaaggttaaaaagtGCTGTCCTTTTCCTTATTAATGTAAAAGTCTCTATATCTTAGCATTTGTTTAATAGAATCCAAGAAGAGTCTAGAACATTCTAGAACATGTATAGAATCCAAGAAGAGTCTAGAACATTCTAGAACATGTATAGAATCCAAGAAGTCTCAGTCAGTGGTAAAGTCCAAAGTcttacttcacagagagagagagagagagagaagtcaaaagGCACTGCATGATGACATCAGGCTTGTAAAGGAAAGGTGCTCAGGGAAAAAGAACAGTGACAGTCGAGTTGACACTGTGGAGAAGCAAAGCTTCAAACAACACTTCACAGCTGAACCAGTGAGAAAACAGGTCAAAGGGTTGGATCTTCTTCGTGTGAAATCATCAGACTGAAGACGAGGGCAACAAACATTGCATAGTTGTACTAtccttgaagaaaaaaaaaaaaggtgcaatctagaaccctttgaagaacccttgttgattccaggtagaacccttacAGTTCTAAGTAGAAccttccacagagggttctacagtacatggaacacaaaagggtttttacctggaaccaaaaatggttctcctatggagacagccgaagaacccttttggaacccttttcacataaaaaataataataatcaattatACATAAATAGAAAGCTATACTTTGAGTTTATAAAGAGTTTTTATTTACACTGAGAGGCATGTTCAGATTAGTACCCAAAAACATATGGATGAAATACAAAATGTGCCTCATTCCGTTGTATTTTGAAGACATTTATAGTGCGCGCGACAAAACTGCTCGTGAAGAAGCAGGTACCACAGTATAACACGTTTGCAGTCGTTTGCTGCGGCGTTTAATTCCGTCCATAGATCTCCCCGATGTGTGAATGCTGACCCAGCCGACAGCAGCAGGATATGTGTTCTAGCGGTCACCTTTATATGGTCTTAACGTCTGAACAGCAAATACATGGAAACATTCTGATCACCGCtcagatttgttttgttttgcaaaaaaaaaaaaaaaaaacgtatgtgGAAAAGCTGTGTGCACTTTGGAGTTTAATAATACAGTGTAGCTCTATAAGTCAAATGCACACACGTTTAGTTTAGTAAGACAAGAACATGGTATTGAGACGCTAACGTTAAAACATGAACATCGAGCAGGCTAGTGATTATTGTGAGAATCATGCTGTTCCTTCAGCTGCACTGATATGTTGTTCTTGCgtggctaaacacacacacacacacacacacgcacacacacacacacacacacacacacacacacacacacacacacacacacacacacacacacacacacacagacacacacacacacacacacacagacagacacacacacacacacacacacacacacacacacaaaaacaacacaggtCCACTGTTTAAACGTGGAGAAATGAGCTTATTGTTTAAAGTACAGAAGGCTTGTATACCTCAGCTGCCCTGTCTCTCCTGAAGACACAGACTGTTGCAGTCACAGTCTGTCAGATCAATCTATAGCGTGTAGGCTATATCCAGGAGACGTGTACAAGTAAGTGTTTAAAAGTCCCAATGTAAAAGCTACTATAGTCCGTGTTCACTGGCAGTTGGCCATGGGTTTGAAAGATCCATCGGGAAGTTGTCTGAAGATGCCCCTTAATGTGTCCAGTTCTCGGGTAAGATGTTCCACTCTCTTCCGCAGTCTTTCGTTGTCCGACGCCAGCTCTATCACTTTATGCTGCGTCTCAACATTGCGCATTTTCGCCTTGTCTCTACTCTTCCTCACCGCGACGTTGTTCCTCTCCCGCCTCAACCGGTACTCCGTGCTGGCCTTGTCGACGCGCTTTTTGGATTTACCCCGGTCTCGGTCTCGGTCGTCGCGTCCCATCATCTTCATGGATCCAACGGAGGACATGCTGCCATCCCTGTGGTGTGGACTCGGGACGGGCGTCGGTGGAGGCGTCGGGTGTCCCGGTTGGAGATGCATGGTCGTCTGCGCGCAGTGCGCAATCTGGTACTGAAGATGGGATAGGTGCTGTGGGAGATGCTGGTGGGAATGGTGGTAGGTTGGAGGCTGAGAATGGCTCATTTCATCTTCTTCTCTGGGCTCTTGCTTTATCGCCACAGGTCTGATTCTCGTGGACTGGTTATCGTAAATGGGTTCAAGTTTAGATGTGTCCATATACCCGGGAATACAACCATAGCcctgctgctgatgctgctgctgttggtggtGCGCCCCCGAGCCAGAGCTCACCCCGTGGGGGTAGGATTCGTACTCACTGTTCGCCAGCTTGAGTTTCTCTTGCTTCGAGCTGTTGTGGAATAGATCAGCCAGGAACTCGTCGTTGAAGGCTGCAGGGTCGATGTAAGCGCTGATGTCAATGGAGTTTTCGTTCTCACAGATCTCGCCGAGGTCTCCTCCTGCTCCGGGTCCAGCAGCGGAGGGGTCTTTGTAGCAGTAGGCACTTTGCTGACTCTGACTCTGGGCTAGGCTGGTCATTAGGGGTCGTGGGGCGACCTCATAGAGGTTTGGTTGCTCCATGGAATATCTATAACCCGCCAGACATGGTGAGGAGCTGCGGGAATCCAGCTTGCTCACAGTACCGAAGGAAGCCGCACTGGCTAGACGAATAAACAGGACAGCTCCTTCACAGGTGCTCTCTCCAGGTATGAAGTAAATCTCTAACTCGCCACGAGAAGCTATAAACTAAATGTCTTGAATAAAGCCTAGTGACTTTCCCTGGTACGACTGGTTTCCTCGAGACTATAGTTCTAAAGGACACTGTTTTAGCTGCAGGTTGAACTACTCCAGGCTGCTGAACCTCACAACTGTCAAagtactctcctctctcctatataTACAGAGGGAAGGGGGCGGACGCGCAGCACGCAGGGTCCTATTGCGAGCCTTTAGGCAGCAGTAGGTTATAGTAGACTAGACTGGAGATCTAAGGCCAAATCACTTTACACCTGGAGAATATATATCGAATTTAATCAATTGGATCACTTAAAAATGATTTTGAAATAtgaataatatattaatataagcaaaacacatttgatttgacattatttaaatatgttttaATTTGTATAACAAATTGATTTATTTTCATAATATATAATCTCATTCGAACAGTTTCCCCTTGTGCATTTGAACACCAAACGTCCCCAGCAGAGCCACGCAACAGCCTCATTTCAATATATAAGACAAGCTATTTTATTTTGATCAGTGTCCCAAAATATTTAGCATATTTTACATGAAATATTATTTGGTTATTAAACTGCTGTTTCATCGACGCTTCTACTAATGGTAAAGCCGTTAAAGTGAcgttaataatatatatatacgaTTTAAACATAAGTTATTTCATAATGTATTAATacaaaatatattgtattttatttaccCACATATTCCCTTTCTCTTTCATATGTATCAATACGATGGAGGTGGAGGATTAACGACAGTTTCACAACAGATTTGGTAGAAACATAATAAATATTGGGCACATAATAAATTAGGGCTAATTGTCAAACTAAATAGGCCAATATGCAAATACATGTGCACGGTGCCACTCATTTATCATTTCACAATCTTTAAATCAATACTTAAATTGGATTCTATGTGCAAAGTGCACCGATGAAAATTATACATAATAATACACAGAGCAGTAATCTCTCTCAGCTCTTAACTAACTCGATACCTGAGACATCAACTGACAGTGTCCGCAACACGGCACGCAGTTTGCGACTGGCTGCTTCCTCTGCGGAAGAGCAGGCTCGGCTACCTGTTGCGCGCTTTTCGATAGACTAGGGGATTAACCAATACACCGGATCCGGGAGGGGCAGAGCGCTCGTCACCCGGCGTCGTGAGTTTACTATCTGGGGGGGGGGCTTGCCTCGCTCCATAATGGATAAATACCTGATAAAAtgtgagagatagatagatcGCCCTGGTTTAACTGACGCAATAACATTCCAAAAGTAAAGAGACGCTGACGGATCGAGTCctgtggaggctggtgaggggaggacggctcataataacgtctGTAAACGGAATAAATGAAAATggcatgtttgataccattccactaaatTCTGCTCCAGCTGTTTACCACGAGCaagtcctccccaattaaagtgtTAGCACCCCCCGTGCTTGAGTCCGATCTGAACCGCATGATAACACTAAAGAGAGCCGCATAGTTTATTACTAAGGCTACACGACATAGAAGGATACAACACTTTGGTGTTTTACAAGGTTTTTACATTTAGGATTAAAAGGCTTTATGTGCGTACTTTCATTCACATCAGAAACTTGTTCTTGCGATGTAATGTTACGCGAAATGAAGCAGGCTACTCTACCGGAAGAACCCACGTCATAACGCGTCATGGGTTGTGTGAGCGTGCATGTTTAACCAAGGCACAGAGGAACCACACCAGGCACCAGACAGACTCATGTCAACGGGCAGGGAGCTCCCTCTGTTGTTGCAGCAAGGAAACCCTTCCAACTGAGCACAAACGGAGAGCGGTGTTTCATAGCTCTCGTCCAGTGCGTTACGAGCAGCTCGCTTAACGGCTCAGCGACAGCAAGCCGCAGGTAACACCCTGGACCAAAGCTAGATATTTCTCGCAGTCGCATATAACGAATCAAAGGCAACAGGCTAGACCTATTCAATACGTCTAGTCAACTTGGAATGTCTTGGCTTAGTATTCTATACCTTCTACACATTAAAGGTTTTCCAAAATAACCTAAATCTTTAATACTAGTGAAACATTGAAATCAGACCAATAAAGAAAGACTGATTGAAGGCCACAGCAAGCcaatttatttacctttattttaactaggcaggtcagttaagaacaaattcttattttcaatgatggcctaccggggaacagtgggttaactgccttgttcaggggcagaacgacagttttttaccttgtcaactcagggaatTAGAtctttcagttacaagtccaacgctctaaccactaggaaacCTGCTgcacctccactctaaccactaggaaacCTGCCgcacctccactctaaccactaggctacctgccgcacctccactctaaccactaggaaacCTGCCgcacctccactctaaccactaggaaacCTGCCgcacctccactctaaccactagtctacctgccgtccctccactctaaccactagactacctgccgtccctccactctaaccactagtctacctgccgtccctccactctaaccactagactacctgccatccctccactctaaccactaaatgacctgccgtccctccactctaaccactagtctacctgacgCCCCTCCACCAATGTCAGCACACTGGCCACAGCAGACTGACCCTATTATCAGATCTGTGTAGATGTTTATACATTATCTCAATCTACATCTCTAAATGGAAGATACACCTCTGAGCAGGAACATGGAGAGAAGACCTTCCCAACTGGACGGCTGCAGGCAGACTCTCTACTGTTGTAATAGACAGTATTGAACCGTATCTCAGGTCTATTTAGGGTTGGTCTGAATAGCACTGCGTCAATGATTCAATTCATTATCTTGACTGAGCGATAAAGATTTGTCCTCTATTCCTTAAACATGATTTATAAGtttagggaggtagggaggggcaccgagagggaggggggagggtgaTTATTGGCAGGTAGATCTTGACAGGGCATCACCATGAAGAGATACAGAGTGAAATAGATGACTGAGAGGTGAACCACTGCAATGAATGTTTGCTTTGTGTCGAGGCTGTTAAAGGTAGGTGATGTACTATTGTCCCTCCCCTCGCCCCGAGTGGTGGCTccaccctgttctctctctgggtGTTTGCACAGGTCTTTAAATAAGCTGTGTTCATTGACTCAGCCTTCAGAGCCAAACAGAAATAGAACTTGGCTCTGTGCTCACCTAGTGACAGAATGACGAGCTAGCTAATCAAAGGCCTCACTGAACAAAGCTGGCTTGCTCCCCCTCTCCATACAGAGCTGTTTACTGAGCTCTGGTTAGAACAGTGAGTCAGGACTGAGTTAGATAACCAAGTCCCCCTGGATaagtaccaaatggcaccctattccctatatagtgcactactttagacctcagccctatggcaccctattccctgtatttagtgcactactttagacctcagccctatggcaccctattccctatatttagtgcactacttttgaccaaagcacatagggagacccatagtgctctgtctaaagtagtgcactatatagggaatagggtgtcatttgagtgtgtgatGAGTCCAGTTGAACACCTTGTTCTGTGTTTGGGGGGGGGCACATGCTCATATTGATAACCAGGTTGGTAACCAGGTTTATCCGTCATTTCTCATCCATTTCCTGCTTTGAAATTGTTTGGAATCAGACAGTCCATTAAATGGATCATAGATAGTCTAGAAGCTGAGCTACTGAACCAGTAGATCTTATGTGAAGAGACATGTAGTTCAATCCTTTATATCTAGATCTGTAGAATGACCATCCATATCACTCAGACTGTCCACACTGAAATCAACCTCTATTCCAACTGGTCAGCCCCAAGGGGGGGGATGTAAAAGACTAAAAACACCAGccaatcagctccaagtgatttaaatattgtaaatctgttcccaagtataaTAAAGAGATGTGACCATATAgtgccttgtaaaagtattcatcccccttggccaTTTTCCTATTAagctgcattacaacctgtaattaaaatggatttttatttggatttcatgtaacggaCAAAACacaaaaatagtccaaattggtgaagaaaAAATATGTTGTTAATTAATTACTTAATTCCCCCTcccccctaaataagatctggtgcaaccaattaccttcagaagtcacataattagttaaataaagtccacctattGGGCAAtcaatctgtcacatgatctgtcatgtgatctcagtatatatacacctgttctgaaaggccccggAGTCTGCAACAGCACTAAGCAAGGGgaactatgaagaccaaggagctctccaaacaggtcagggacaaagttgtggagaagtacagatcagggttgggttataaaaccaTATCCTAAacattgaacatcccacagagctttattaaatccattattaatgatggaaagaatatggcaccacaacaaacctgccaaaacccaggcaaggagggcatcaatcagagaggcaacaaagacaccaaagataaccctgaaggagctgcaaagctccacagcagaggttggagtatctgtccataggaccactttaagccatacaatccacagagctgggctttatggaagagtggccagaaaaaaagccattgcttaaataaataaataatcaattatgtttggtgttcgccaaaaggcatacGGGAGAACAAACATTTGGAAGAAGGtactgtgggagactccc includes:
- the cebpa gene encoding CCAAT/enhancer-binding protein alpha, whose protein sequence is MEQPNLYEVAPRPLMTSLAQSQSQQSAYCYKDPSAAGPGAGGDLGEICENENSIDISAYIDPAAFNDEFLADLFHNSSKQEKLKLANSEYESYPHGVSSGSGAHHQQQQHQQQGYGCIPGYMDTSKLEPIYDNQSTRIRPVAIKQEPREEDEMSHSQPPTYHHSHQHLPQHLSHLQYQIAHCAQTTMHLQPGHPTPPPTPVPSPHHRDGSMSSVGSMKMMGRDDRDRDRGKSKKRVDKASTEYRLRRERNNVAVRKSRDKAKMRNVETQHKVIELASDNERLRKRVEHLTRELDTLRGIFRQLPDGSFKPMANCQ